Proteins from a single region of Paraglaciecola sp. T6c:
- a CDS encoding DUF2789 family protein, which yields MENYHTTMGDLFQQLGLGDQEGDVEAFIEEHKGLRQGVHIEDAEFWSKTQAEFIRNALLEDAEWAELIDQLNTRLR from the coding sequence ATGGAAAATTATCACACGACGATGGGTGACCTCTTTCAGCAGTTGGGTTTAGGGGATCAGGAAGGTGATGTTGAGGCTTTCATTGAGGAACATAAAGGGTTGCGCCAAGGTGTGCACATAGAAGACGCAGAGTTTTGGTCAAAAACGCAAGCGGAGTTTATTCGAAATGCATTGCTAGAAGATGCGGAGTGGGCAGAGTTAATTGACCAATTGAACACGCGATTGCGTTAA
- a CDS encoding DUF3192 domain-containing protein, with translation MKPFILAGTLGLSLLLSGCVISVDGDGHDGYQSDWQKKERSNRKEVARLQPNLSTGEVMDRMGVADFSEFVKKGDDQYHVLYYRTQRKDDDGVTTKDECTPLVIKNDQLVGWGDSALNMLNQ, from the coding sequence ATGAAGCCATTCATTCTGGCGGGTACATTGGGGTTATCATTATTATTGTCGGGCTGCGTGATATCTGTGGACGGTGATGGCCATGACGGTTATCAATCTGATTGGCAGAAAAAAGAAAGAAGCAATCGCAAAGAAGTGGCGCGACTTCAGCCGAACTTAAGTACGGGGGAGGTGATGGATCGTATGGGCGTCGCTGATTTTAGCGAGTTCGTAAAGAAAGGTGATGATCAATATCACGTTTTATATTATCGCACACAGCGCAAAGATGACGATGGTGTAACGACAAAAGACGAATGCACGCCTTTGGTGATAAAAAATGATCAGCTTGTGGGGTGGGGGGATTCTGCTTTAAATATGTTGAATCAGTAG
- the syd gene encoding SecY-interacting protein encodes MTSTVNQSLDDFMGRFAAFVKEHAEAGAIEYDEDWPSPCYATDVTPESGTSIPWKPVLREQTSEFKDLSEALELTLHPDVAQFYSRYWSDNIVAQHPSGKLQILQAWNEEDFERLQQNIVGHILMKRRLRQPETIFIALTDEDDFVLSVDNQTGAVMLEQVGLQPKEQISPDLATFLDEIEPTTTD; translated from the coding sequence ATGACTTCAACAGTAAATCAATCATTAGATGATTTTATGGGACGTTTCGCAGCCTTTGTTAAGGAGCATGCTGAAGCAGGGGCCATTGAGTATGACGAGGATTGGCCATCCCCTTGTTACGCTACAGACGTGACCCCTGAATCAGGCACATCAATTCCTTGGAAACCGGTATTGCGTGAGCAAACATCTGAATTTAAAGACCTATCAGAGGCGTTAGAATTAACACTGCATCCCGATGTAGCGCAATTTTATTCTCGCTACTGGAGCGACAACATAGTGGCGCAGCACCCTAGTGGTAAGTTGCAGATATTACAGGCGTGGAATGAAGAAGATTTTGAACGACTTCAGCAAAATATCGTGGGGCACATACTCATGAAACGCCGCTTACGCCAACCCGAGACTATCTTTATTGCACTCACAGATGAAGATGATTTTGTATTAAGTGTGGACAACCAAACGGGGGCGGTGATGCTAGAGCAAGTTGGTTTGCAGCCTAAAGAGCAAATATCCCCCGACTTAGCGACTTTTTTAGATGAAATAGAGCCCACGACGACTGACTAA
- the queF gene encoding NADPH-dependent 7-cyano-7-deazaguanine reductase QueF (Catalyzes the NADPH-dependent reduction of 7-cyano-7-deazaguanine (preQ0) to 7-aminomethyl-7-deazaguanine (preQ1) in queuosine biosynthesis), with protein sequence MQDKSLPSDILSSLTLGKATQYKEHYSPELLQGVPRSLNRDELNLGDTLPFKGVDRWNGYELSWLNLKGKPEVAILRCEIPCESVNLIESKSFKLYLNSFNQSKIESILHVQKMISKDLSACAGLPVNVQLFARETFPGLQLGTLEAQCIDDLDISVDNYDLAPSILQVEEEQVQETLCSHLLKSNCLITNQPDWGSVLIRYHGRKIDQESVLRYLISFRQHNEFHEQCVERIFSDIMRYCEPQKLTVYARYTRRGGLDINPFRSNFESIYPELRLARQ encoded by the coding sequence ATGCAAGATAAATCACTTCCTTCGGATATCTTAAGCTCCTTAACATTAGGCAAAGCGACACAATATAAAGAACACTACAGCCCAGAGTTACTGCAAGGCGTTCCTCGCAGCCTAAACCGTGATGAACTCAATTTAGGTGACACATTGCCATTTAAAGGGGTTGATCGCTGGAACGGTTACGAATTGTCGTGGCTAAACTTAAAAGGTAAGCCAGAAGTGGCTATTTTGCGCTGTGAAATACCTTGCGAGTCAGTTAATTTAATCGAGTCTAAATCGTTTAAACTTTATTTAAATAGCTTCAACCAAAGCAAAATCGAATCTATTCTTCATGTACAAAAGATGATCAGCAAAGATCTATCTGCCTGTGCAGGCTTGCCTGTAAACGTACAGCTTTTTGCGCGAGAAACGTTTCCTGGCTTACAACTTGGAACACTTGAGGCTCAGTGCATCGACGATTTAGATATTAGTGTCGACAACTACGACTTAGCGCCATCAATTTTGCAGGTTGAAGAAGAGCAGGTGCAAGAAACTCTGTGTAGTCACTTACTCAAATCTAATTGTTTGATCACCAATCAACCCGATTGGGGCAGTGTGTTGATCCGGTATCACGGCCGTAAAATTGACCAAGAAAGCGTATTGCGTTATTTAATATCTTTTAGACAGCATAATGAGTTTCATGAACAGTGCGTAGAACGTATTTTCAGCGACATCATGCGATATTGTGAACCACAGAAACTGACTGTGTATGCACGTTATACCCGTCGCGGCGGATTAGACATTAATCCATTTAGAAGTAATTTCGAGAGTATTTACCCAGAGCTGAGATTAGCTCGCCAATAA
- the ppnN gene encoding nucleotide 5'-monophosphate nucleosidase PpnN, whose protein sequence is MRSIQLNPVGAMSQLSKLEVDKLNQSADSQLYHLFRSCCLAVLNSGAETDNCEDLFEENAKFDIRLISRERGVKIELINPPAIAFVDDKLIKGVHEHLFSVLRDLLHMRDSFDASEFPGVAESAYITHKVFDMMRNAQTIKNTAELNLVVCWGGHSIGETEYQYTKEVGYQLGLRELNSCTGCGPGAMKGPMKGATIGHAKQRYENRRYLGITEPSIIAAEPPNAIVNELVIMPDIEKRLEAFVRMSHAIIVFPGGAGTAEELLYLLGLMLNEENKEQVLPIILTGPKICEGYFHAIDKFIGATLGKEAQSLYQIIVDDPTLVAQTINQKRADVRAYRKARGDSFDFNWSLKIEEEFQVPFIPSHASMTALNLHFDQPKAELAANLRKAFSGIVAGNVKAEGVKLIREQGPFKLNGDRALMTLMDELLQSFVVQQRMKLPGSEYVPCYEIM, encoded by the coding sequence ATGAGAAGTATTCAGTTAAACCCCGTTGGCGCTATGAGCCAATTGTCTAAATTAGAAGTCGACAAGCTAAACCAATCTGCTGACAGTCAGCTTTACCACTTGTTTCGAAGTTGTTGCTTAGCCGTATTAAATAGCGGTGCTGAAACAGATAACTGTGAAGACCTATTTGAAGAGAACGCCAAGTTCGATATCCGTTTAATCAGTCGTGAGCGCGGGGTAAAAATTGAGTTAATTAACCCACCTGCTATCGCCTTTGTAGATGACAAATTAATTAAAGGTGTGCACGAGCACTTGTTCTCTGTGCTGCGTGATTTGCTCCATATGAGGGATAGCTTTGATGCGTCAGAGTTCCCTGGGGTGGCGGAATCGGCGTATATCACGCATAAAGTATTCGATATGATGCGTAATGCGCAAACCATTAAAAATACCGCTGAATTGAACTTAGTGGTTTGTTGGGGCGGGCACTCAATTGGCGAAACGGAATACCAATACACCAAAGAGGTAGGGTATCAATTGGGCTTACGCGAGCTGAACAGTTGTACCGGTTGTGGCCCAGGCGCAATGAAAGGCCCAATGAAAGGTGCGACGATTGGCCACGCGAAACAACGTTACGAAAATCGCCGCTATTTAGGCATTACCGAACCCAGTATTATTGCGGCTGAGCCACCGAATGCGATCGTGAACGAGCTCGTCATCATGCCCGATATAGAGAAACGTTTAGAAGCATTTGTGCGCATGTCCCATGCGATTATCGTTTTTCCTGGCGGAGCGGGAACCGCAGAAGAGCTTCTTTATTTACTTGGGCTCATGCTGAATGAAGAAAATAAAGAGCAAGTGTTACCCATCATTCTTACCGGCCCCAAAATCTGTGAAGGATACTTTCACGCCATAGACAAATTCATTGGGGCAACCCTAGGTAAAGAAGCGCAGTCTCTTTACCAGATCATCGTTGATGATCCCACATTGGTCGCTCAGACCATAAATCAAAAAAGAGCAGATGTACGCGCCTATCGTAAAGCCCGCGGTGACTCGTTTGACTTTAACTGGTCATTGAAAATCGAAGAGGAGTTTCAAGTACCTTTCATTCCCAGCCATGCCAGTATGACAGCATTAAATCTGCATTTTGATCAACCCAAAGCTGAGCTGGCAGCAAATTTACGTAAGGCATTTTCCGGTATAGTCGCCGGCAACGTAAAAGCAGAAGGCGTCAAACTGATCCGCGAGCAAGGTCCATTTAAACTCAATGGCGACCGAGCACTCATGACCTTAATGGATGAATTACTGCAATCGTTTGTTGTTCAGCAGCGAATGAAATTACCAGGCAGTGAATACGTGCCTTGTTACGAAATTATGTAA
- a CDS encoding DUF3192 domain-containing protein, with product MNKKIVTRIGIGVALYAVFVAAVLLFYPDNAQDMDWKDREEYNKVQVAKLELGQTKQQILALLGGPDISEAKKTDGGMYQVMFFRTQHVKSDGITTQDECTALLLQNDELIAWGDSAYQDYLTL from the coding sequence ATGAATAAGAAAATAGTCACTCGTATTGGCATTGGCGTAGCTTTGTATGCTGTTTTCGTAGCAGCTGTATTGCTGTTTTACCCTGACAATGCTCAAGATATGGACTGGAAAGATCGTGAAGAGTACAACAAGGTTCAAGTTGCTAAACTTGAATTAGGGCAAACCAAACAACAAATATTAGCCTTGCTCGGCGGCCCTGATATCAGTGAAGCCAAAAAAACCGACGGTGGGATGTATCAAGTCATGTTCTTTCGGACGCAACATGTAAAATCCGACGGCATCACAACTCAGGATGAGTGCACAGCACTTCTTTTGCAGAATGACGAGTTAATTGCTTGGGGTGACAGTGCCTACCAAGATTATTTAACTTTATAA
- a CDS encoding HDOD domain-containing protein: protein MPDSLIKQQYQSLHKLLAFYRRPAPEPDLVQKTLDFNNALLGLAKQYPDLTFAQIHLYKASLPRHYNLAFSASLMTALLCVRNRFNETTTIQLMSAALSIFGLAEEASNVDQSEQSGLAKVTHHEPLAKISPDTAFCRILTQYQQGVWLQGYRHGLWLNKTFREHLNWLQHESIDTSALALAIRLTLMMHNPQNKTKQSFQSALALVVQNSPSAQAQLLEPLMAYPSATPPGTYVMLDDDSLALVIGIAGDKLLCYPQSTSRHTSMHSSHFTVDRVRVKHAYPAQAIKKLSNLTTWWGNNWQLFEQESSTKAESPFMQSFKMSRPPATLTAIQSQLNKPIQDINKLSLAIAREPSFAQHLRKTASQSSRQKLPIKDIQHGLMMHGFERSGSIIMQQALLSRLNQHHFPLQRAFISFVQLRGHIAASLAKIGNIGIPEQACTLAYFACVGLFTHVQLKIQTQWQKSNRTSYDMTTLVRCIKPEQLRSHAVSMAEAWQQRRHEIVALNNYHDANYLTENKRSPQVELAAILGISLMLARELYFSDAKRCVQSQQYCNSACKALRINVQELALIKSEAYAICHSFSPL from the coding sequence GTGCCTGATAGTTTAATTAAACAGCAGTATCAGAGCTTACATAAGTTGCTGGCGTTCTATCGCCGCCCTGCCCCGGAACCAGACTTGGTTCAAAAAACGCTTGATTTCAATAACGCGTTATTAGGATTAGCCAAACAGTACCCAGATCTTACCTTCGCACAAATACATCTTTATAAAGCGTCGCTACCGCGTCATTACAATTTAGCCTTCAGCGCTAGTTTGATGACAGCGCTGTTGTGCGTGCGCAATCGATTTAACGAAACAACCACGATTCAACTCATGAGCGCAGCCTTAAGTATTTTTGGGTTAGCTGAAGAAGCATCTAATGTTGACCAAAGTGAGCAGTCCGGCTTAGCAAAAGTGACACATCATGAACCACTGGCCAAAATATCCCCTGATACAGCATTCTGTCGCATATTAACCCAGTACCAACAAGGCGTGTGGTTACAAGGATATCGCCACGGTTTGTGGCTCAATAAAACCTTCAGAGAACACCTTAACTGGTTACAGCACGAGAGCATCGACACATCTGCCTTGGCCTTGGCAATCCGACTAACTTTGATGATGCACAATCCACAAAATAAGACGAAACAGAGCTTTCAAAGCGCCCTTGCATTAGTTGTTCAAAATTCGCCAAGTGCGCAAGCACAGTTATTAGAGCCGCTGATGGCATACCCAAGTGCTACACCGCCTGGCACTTATGTCATGTTAGATGATGACTCACTGGCTTTAGTTATCGGCATCGCAGGTGATAAATTGCTTTGTTATCCACAAAGCACATCCCGACATACATCGATGCACTCCTCTCACTTTACTGTTGACAGGGTTCGCGTCAAACACGCTTACCCAGCGCAAGCAATAAAGAAACTCAGTAATCTCACAACTTGGTGGGGAAATAATTGGCAGTTATTTGAGCAAGAGTCGAGCACGAAAGCAGAGTCGCCATTTATGCAAAGTTTTAAAATGAGCCGCCCCCCTGCAACCTTAACAGCAATACAAAGCCAGCTAAATAAACCGATTCAAGATATCAACAAATTGAGCTTAGCCATTGCACGGGAGCCTTCATTTGCCCAGCACTTACGTAAGACCGCATCCCAAAGTAGTCGACAAAAACTTCCTATTAAAGACATTCAGCACGGCTTGATGATGCATGGATTCGAGCGCTCTGGCAGCATTATTATGCAACAGGCGCTGCTAAGTAGATTAAACCAACACCATTTCCCTTTGCAACGAGCGTTTATTAGCTTCGTACAGTTACGCGGCCACATTGCAGCGAGCTTAGCGAAAATAGGAAATATTGGCATTCCCGAACAAGCGTGCACCTTGGCATATTTTGCCTGCGTCGGCTTATTTACCCATGTTCAACTAAAAATTCAAACCCAATGGCAAAAAAGTAACCGTACTAGCTATGATATGACGACATTAGTGCGCTGCATAAAGCCGGAACAGCTACGCAGTCATGCAGTGTCCATGGCTGAAGCTTGGCAGCAGCGGCGTCACGAGATTGTCGCATTGAATAATTACCACGATGCGAATTACCTAACCGAGAATAAGCGAAGCCCTCAGGTCGAATTGGCTGCTATTTTGGGGATCAGCTTGATGCTGGCGAGAGAACTTTATTTTAGTGATGCCAAACGATGTGTGCAAAGCCAACAATATTGTAATAGCGCCTGTAAAGCCTTACGTATAAATGTGCAAGAATTAGCGCTTATCAAATCTGAAGCCTATGCCATCTGTCATAGTTTTTCACCGTTGTAA
- a CDS encoding isocitrate dehydrogenase: MTKQRITVIRGDGIGPDIIDSALQILDKVGCDFDYDFADAGLVALENHGELLPQETLDLIAKNKVTLKGPLTTPVGEGFTSINVSLRKKFQLYANLRPVLSFKGTKARYEDIDIVTVRENTEGMYSGLGQVVSEDGNEAEAMSKITRTGAERILTYAYEMAIRDGRKKVTAVHKANILKSTSGLFLKVAREVAQRYPQIESTEMIVDNCCMQLVMNPHQFDVIVTTNLFGDILSDLCAGLVGGLGMAPGANIGQDCAIFEAVHGSAPDIAGKNLANPTSVILASIQMLEYLNMGEQAEKIRYALKQVIETGDRTTRDLGGEHGTSDFTQAMLERL; the protein is encoded by the coding sequence ATGACTAAGCAACGCATTACTGTCATTCGTGGAGATGGTATCGGCCCAGATATTATTGACTCTGCACTACAAATTTTAGACAAAGTAGGCTGTGATTTTGATTATGACTTTGCCGATGCAGGCTTAGTTGCCCTAGAAAACCACGGGGAACTGTTACCACAAGAAACGCTTGATTTAATCGCTAAAAATAAAGTCACCCTAAAAGGGCCACTAACCACACCCGTTGGTGAAGGCTTCACGTCAATCAACGTTAGTTTACGTAAAAAATTCCAGTTATACGCCAACCTGCGCCCTGTATTATCGTTTAAAGGTACGAAAGCGCGATATGAAGATATCGACATAGTAACCGTACGTGAAAACACAGAGGGAATGTACTCAGGTCTTGGTCAAGTCGTGTCTGAGGACGGAAACGAAGCCGAAGCCATGAGCAAAATTACGCGCACAGGTGCTGAACGTATTTTGACCTACGCCTATGAAATGGCAATTCGTGATGGTCGCAAAAAAGTAACAGCGGTACACAAAGCGAATATTTTGAAGTCAACATCTGGTTTATTCTTAAAAGTGGCTCGTGAGGTGGCACAACGTTATCCGCAAATCGAATCGACTGAAATGATTGTCGATAACTGCTGCATGCAATTAGTAATGAACCCACATCAGTTTGATGTCATTGTTACCACAAACTTATTCGGTGATATTTTATCTGACCTTTGTGCTGGTTTAGTTGGCGGCTTGGGTATGGCGCCAGGCGCAAACATCGGGCAAGACTGTGCGATTTTTGAAGCCGTGCATGGCTCAGCGCCTGATATTGCAGGCAAAAACCTTGCGAACCCAACGTCGGTTATCCTTGCTTCCATACAAATGCTTGAATACTTAAATATGGGCGAGCAAGCTGAAAAAATCCGCTATGCACTAAAACAAGTCATTGAAACGGGCGACCGCACCACAAGAGATTTAGGTGGAGAGCACGGAACAAGTGACTTCACTCAAGCAATGTTAGAACGCTTATAA
- a CDS encoding ComEA family DNA-binding protein → MKKFIATLFFAGVLLSGYVGNVVAEAKVDKSSVTQKKSQKINLNTATAEQLVTLPGIGKKKAAAIIAYRDKSGKFAKISDLTNVKGIGKKMVAKLAAHVQVN, encoded by the coding sequence ATGAAGAAGTTTATCGCTACCCTATTTTTTGCAGGTGTTTTATTGTCTGGTTATGTTGGCAACGTTGTTGCTGAGGCCAAAGTAGACAAAAGCAGTGTCACACAGAAGAAGTCGCAGAAGATCAATTTGAATACGGCAACAGCCGAGCAGTTAGTCACATTGCCAGGTATTGGTAAGAAAAAAGCAGCGGCGATCATCGCCTATCGAGACAAAAGTGGTAAGTTCGCTAAAATCAGCGATCTTACTAACGTCAAAGGTATTGGTAAAAAAATGGTGGCTAAACTCGCTGCTCACGTACAGGTCAACTAA
- the galU gene encoding UTP--glucose-1-phosphate uridylyltransferase GalU, which yields MSQVKKAVIPVAGLGTRMLPATKAIPKEMLPVVDKPLIQYVVSECVNAGIKEIILVTHASKNSIENHFDTSFELEATLEKRVKRQLLEAVQAICPKDVTIMHVRQGVAKGLGHAVLCARPMVGDAPFAVVLPDVIVDEGTCNPKKDNLADMTAKFNTSQVSQIMVESVPQEDVSKYGIVDLDGAELSPGESAKMHGMVEKPNLSDAPSDLAVVGRYVLSEKIWDLLAKTTPGAGDEIQLTDAIDSLMQTEQVDAYYMKGKSHDCGSKLGYMKANVEYAMRHPELGAEFNEFLQTLVK from the coding sequence ATGAGTCAAGTAAAGAAAGCCGTTATTCCAGTAGCAGGTCTTGGAACGCGTATGTTGCCAGCAACCAAGGCGATCCCAAAGGAAATGCTACCAGTTGTTGATAAGCCACTTATCCAATACGTTGTATCCGAATGTGTGAATGCAGGCATAAAAGAGATTATCTTAGTGACTCATGCGAGTAAAAACAGCATCGAGAACCATTTTGATACCAGTTTTGAGCTTGAAGCCACGCTAGAAAAGCGTGTTAAACGTCAACTATTGGAAGCGGTTCAAGCAATCTGCCCCAAAGACGTTACCATCATGCACGTACGCCAAGGTGTCGCTAAAGGCTTGGGTCACGCAGTATTGTGTGCTCGCCCTATGGTTGGTGATGCGCCTTTCGCAGTGGTTCTACCTGACGTTATTGTTGATGAAGGTACATGTAATCCTAAGAAGGATAACTTGGCAGACATGACGGCTAAATTTAATACCAGTCAAGTCAGCCAAATCATGGTGGAAAGTGTTCCTCAAGAAGATGTTAGCAAGTACGGTATCGTTGATTTAGACGGTGCAGAACTGTCACCTGGTGAATCAGCGAAGATGCACGGTATGGTAGAAAAACCTAACCTATCAGATGCGCCATCAGATTTAGCTGTTGTTGGACGTTATGTATTGTCTGAAAAAATCTGGGATCTTCTCGCTAAAACCACGCCTGGTGCAGGTGATGAAATTCAGCTAACAGATGCTATCGATTCTTTGATGCAAACCGAGCAAGTTGATGCTTATTACATGAAAGGCAAAAGCCATGATTGTGGCAGCAAGTTAGGCTACATGAAGGCGAACGTTGAATATGCGATGCGCCACCCCGAATTAGGTGCTGAGTTTAATGAGTTTTTACAGACGCTTGTGAAATAA
- a CDS encoding UDP-glucose dehydrogenase family protein: MKVTVFGIGYVGLVQAAVMAEVGHDVVCVDVDQKKVDKLKQGHIPIYEPGLTPLVKSNYEAGRVDFTTDAARGIAHGEVVFIAVGTPPDEDGSADLKYVLSVAKTIAEHMDSHKIIINKSTVPVGTADKVIAKVSETLESLGKSVTFDVVSNPEFLKEGAAVNDCMRPDRIIIGTKSESSEKKLRELYSPFNRNHDKIIVMDIRSAELTKYAANCMLATKISFMNEMSNIAELMGADIENVRRGIGSDPRIGYQFIYPGCGYGGSCFPKDVQALVRSATGVGYSAKVLEAVEEVNYAQKEKLFEYIMRHFGGDVKGKTVAIWGLSFKPNTDDMREASSRVLMENLWKAGAKVKAYDPEAMEETQRIYGSRDDLDLVGTKESALNGADFLVICTEWQAFRAPDFELIKEKLSSPLIFDGRNLFEPNMMLEYGLHYYAIGRGLSVKGQ, encoded by the coding sequence ATGAAAGTTACAGTATTTGGAATTGGGTATGTCGGTTTGGTGCAAGCAGCAGTAATGGCAGAAGTAGGTCATGATGTTGTTTGTGTTGATGTAGACCAGAAGAAAGTCGACAAATTAAAGCAAGGCCATATACCAATTTATGAACCTGGTTTGACCCCATTGGTGAAAAGTAACTACGAAGCAGGGCGAGTTGATTTCACAACCGATGCTGCTCGCGGCATTGCTCACGGCGAAGTTGTTTTTATTGCGGTAGGCACACCGCCGGATGAAGATGGCTCTGCTGATTTGAAATACGTGTTGTCTGTGGCAAAAACAATTGCTGAGCACATGGACTCACACAAAATCATTATTAATAAATCAACTGTGCCAGTTGGGACTGCCGACAAAGTGATCGCAAAAGTTTCAGAGACGCTGGAATCACTTGGTAAGAGCGTTACATTTGATGTGGTGTCTAACCCTGAGTTTTTGAAAGAAGGTGCTGCGGTAAATGATTGTATGCGCCCTGATCGTATTATCATCGGTACTAAGAGTGAATCTTCTGAGAAGAAACTGCGCGAGCTTTACTCACCGTTCAACCGTAATCACGACAAAATCATCGTGATGGATATTCGCAGTGCTGAGCTAACCAAGTATGCTGCCAACTGTATGTTAGCAACAAAAATCAGCTTTATGAATGAAATGTCTAATATCGCCGAGTTAATGGGCGCTGACATTGAGAATGTACGTCGTGGTATCGGCTCTGATCCACGTATCGGTTATCAATTCATTTACCCTGGCTGTGGTTATGGCGGTTCATGCTTCCCTAAAGATGTTCAAGCGCTTGTACGCAGTGCCACTGGTGTTGGCTACAGTGCGAAAGTGCTAGAAGCAGTTGAAGAAGTTAACTACGCACAAAAAGAGAAATTGTTCGAATACATCATGCGTCACTTCGGTGGTGATGTGAAAGGTAAAACAGTCGCGATTTGGGGCTTGTCTTTCAAACCAAATACCGACGATATGCGTGAAGCGTCAAGCCGCGTATTAATGGAAAATTTATGGAAAGCTGGCGCTAAAGTTAAAGCGTACGACCCTGAAGCGATGGAAGAAACCCAGCGTATTTACGGTAGCCGTGATGATTTAGACCTAGTAGGCACCAAAGAATCAGCTCTCAACGGTGCTGACTTCTTGGTTATTTGTACTGAGTGGCAAGCATTCCGCGCACCAGATTTTGAACTAATTAAAGAAAAACTTTCTTCTCCGCTAATTTTTGACGGACGGAATTTATTTGAACCCAACATGATGTTGGAATACGGCTTGCATTACTATGCAATAGGTCGTGGATTATCAGTAAAAGGACAGTAA